DNA from Helicobacter pylori:
CGTCAAAACGAGTTTCAACGCTAGCGCAACCGCCGAGTAAAGACGCTCCAATAAACATACTATTTCTAATGGTTTTCATTTTATATCCTTTTGTTTTAAAATTTTTAATAACTCAAATACTTTAATCATGCGTTTATGATAGTTAAGATTTATTATTAAACAAAAAATAAATGAAATTCAAAACAATCACAATAACGCCCTAAATCCAAACCATAAACGCTACCCTTTGTAAGCCTTGCTAATTTTTGCTATAATAAAGCCCTAACTAAAATCACTCATTTTATTTTAGTTAGGCTCCTTGAATTAAAATTATAGTAAGTCTTGCTAGACTTGTGTCCTAGCCACACGAGGCAAGATCAATCCTTAAAAAAACAAACCTTTCCAATACAGCTTGATTGTCAGCAATATCCCTTATAGCAGTAAAAGCCCTTTAATAAGGCTAATAAAGGGCGGTGATTTCATTATAGAAGCGTGCATCTATACAAAAAGAATTAAAACATTCAACCAAACATTTCGCTGATTTCATATTTTTTAGCGGCTTTATCCTTAAGCCACAGAGCCACTTCTAAAGCCCCTTTAGCAAAAATAGATCGGTTAGTCGCTGTATGGCTAAGCTCTATGTATTCGCCCTCTAAATAAAACCCTATCGTGTGCTTCCCGGCAACATCGCCCCCCCTTAAAGTGGCTATGCCAATGCTTTCTTTAGAGCGCAAACCTTCTCTGTGAGTGGTAAGAGCGTTTTTTTCATCATACCCCCTAGCCTTAGCGCAAGTTTCATACAAACTCAACGCAGTGCCGCTCGGGGCGTCTTTTTTGAGATTGTGGTGCGTTTCTACAATTTCAATATCCGCATCTTTTAATTTCAAAGAGGCTAAAAAGACTAATTGATTGAGCATCATGATCCCTAAAGACATGTTGTGCGCATGCAAAAGCGGCGCTTTTAAGGCTAATTGTTGCATTTTTTCTAGCGTTTCTTTTTCTAAACCGGTCGTGCCAGAAACTAAAATTTTAGGGCATTCTAAAAGAGCCTCTAGCAAATGATCCACGCCTTTAGGTAGAGAAAAATCAATCACGCATTCGCAAGCTCTCACAAACGCTTTTAAATCATTGGTTACTAAAGGGGTGTGCGAAAAAGAGCTGAAATCTGTTTCGCATTTTTGCCTAACAAACACGCTAGACAGCGCTAATCCCTTATACCCCCCTTTTAATTCTTTTAAAAGCAGTTTCCCTATACGACCGCTCGCTCCATAAACACCGATTTTCATGCGCTTTCCTTGCTTTTCAATCTTACAACCCCATTTTAAAAGGGTTTAAAATATTATTAGGATCAAGGGCTTTTTTAATATTCCTAAAAAGCTCCATTTCACTATGATTAAACGCTAAAGGCATGAATTTAGCTTTAGACAAGCCTATGCCATGCTCCCCGCTTAAAGTCCCCTCCAAACTAATAGCGGCCTGAAAAATCTCTTCCATAGCCTTATGGCCTTTTTCTAAATCTCTTTTAGGATCTTCTAGCATGATATTCACATGCACATTGCCATCGCCCGTATGCCCAAAACAAGGGATTTTAAAGCCGTATTTTTGGCTGATTTTGGCGACTTCTTGCAACAAACTCGGCAAACTCGCCCTAGGAACGGTTACATCTTCATTCAATTTCTTTTTACCATAAACGCTAATACTTTGAGAAGCGTTACGCCTTGAAAACCATAAATCTTGCTCTTCTTGTTCGTTTTGAGCGATCTTAAAACCCACGCACCCATTGGCTTTAAAATGCTTTTCTATCTCATTGAGTTGCCATGCAATCTGCTCTTTTACCACGCCATCTACTTGAGTGATGAGTATCGCTCCAGCGTCTTTGGGTAAGCCTTTAGAAAATCGTTCCTCAACCGCTTTGATGCTCAAATTATCCAAAAATTCCATCGCCACAGGCGTAACGCCGCTGCTCATTGTCTTATAAACAGCATTCATGGCGTCTTCAATATGGTTAAAAACCCCCATCGCGCTTTGTTTTAGGGGCGGTTTGACTAAAAGCTTTAAAGTGATTTCAGAAATCACGCCCAAACACCCCTCACTAGCGATCATCAGCCCTGCAACATTAAAGCCTGCGACATCTTTGATCGTTTTTTTGCCTGCCCTTATGATTTCACCATTCGCTAAAACCACTCTCATCGCCATGACATAATCTTTCGTGATGCCGTATTTAGCCGCGCGCATGCCACCGGCATTTTCAGCGACATTCCCCCCTAAAGTGCTTTGATTCTCACTCGCTGGATCTGGGGGGTAGAATAGATTCAATTTTTCCACTTCGTTTTGGAAATGCTTGTTGATCACGCCCGGTTCTACTCTAGCGATTAAATTTTTAGTGTCAATCTCTAAAATCTTATCCAAATGCTTTTCCACGCTTAAAACTAGCCCTCCGCTCACGCTCAACGCTCCCCCGGTGAAACCGCTCCCAGCCCCCCTAGGCACAACGATAATGCGATGCTCGTTGCAATATTTTAAAATCTGGCTGATTTCTTGCTCATTTTTAGGGAAAATCACACCGCTAGGCAAATGCCTTTCTTTGGTAGCGTCATAGCAATAAGCGTTCAAATGCGCTAAATCAGTGAAAAAATCCTCTCCCCCTACCAGGTTTTTAAAATATTGGATGTGTTGCTTCTCTAACATGCTATTTTTTACCCGCTTCTAGAGCCTTTCTTCGCTCTTCAAGCTCTTTTTCATCTCTTTCTTGATGCTCTTTGGCTCTTTTTTCAAATTCTCTCGCCCTTTGTTCGGCTTTGGCTTTTTTCTTTTCTTCTTTCAAGCGGCGTTTTTCTTCTTTAGAGCTTGGTTTTGACGCTTCTTTTTTAATGGCACTCTCTTTTAAGACAGGAGTGTTTTCTGTGTCTTTTGGAGTGGCGTTATTTTCATGACTTGGCTCTTTAGTGGCTTCTTGTTTGATTTCTTGCTCATTTTCTTTGGCATTGGCTTTTTCATTGCCTTGATCCATGCCTAGAGCCTTCCTCCTCTCTTCAGTCTCTCTCTCATCTCTTTCATCATGCGTTTTTTCTTTTTCTTCAAATTCCATAGCCTTTTTGGTGGCATTGGCTTTTTTCCTTTCATCTCTTAAATAGCGCCTTTCTTCTTTAACATCAAGTTTGCGCTCTGCTTTTTGGTAGTTTTTCTCTTCTAAAGTAGGAGCGTTTTCTGTGCCTTGATTGGCTTTTTTAGGCTCTTTAATGGCCTCTTGCTTGATTTCTCGTTTAATTTCTCTAGAATCAATCCTTTCTTCTTGCTTTTTAATCCTTACTTCTTTGCGTTTTTCCTTTTTCACTAAAGCGTCATAGTAAGCAAAATAATTTTTAGATTGACTGCCTGAAAAAAGTTTCCCTAGCGTGCCTGCATCAATGCCCTCAACCCTAGAAAAAAACGGCGTAGAAGTTTTAGTAACGCCGCTTGTATCCAGCTCTCTTTTTTCTAAAATTTCAAAACTCTCACAGCTTAAAATATTGAGCGTGTTCGTGGTT
Protein-coding regions in this window:
- the dapB gene encoding 4-hydroxy-tetrahydrodipicolinate reductase; the encoded protein is MKIGVYGASGRIGKLLLKELKGGYKGLALSSVFVRQKCETDFSSFSHTPLVTNDLKAFVRACECVIDFSLPKGVDHLLEALLECPKILVSGTTGLEKETLEKMQQLALKAPLLHAHNMSLGIMMLNQLVFLASLKLKDADIEIVETHHNLKKDAPSGTALSLYETCAKARGYDEKNALTTHREGLRSKESIGIATLRGGDVAGKHTIGFYLEGEYIELSHTATNRSIFAKGALEVALWLKDKAAKKYEISEMFG
- the glcD gene encoding glycolate oxidase subunit GlcD gives rise to the protein MLEKQHIQYFKNLVGGEDFFTDLAHLNAYCYDATKERHLPSGVIFPKNEQEISQILKYCNEHRIIVVPRGAGSGFTGGALSVSGGLVLSVEKHLDKILEIDTKNLIARVEPGVINKHFQNEVEKLNLFYPPDPASENQSTLGGNVAENAGGMRAAKYGITKDYVMAMRVVLANGEIIRAGKKTIKDVAGFNVAGLMIASEGCLGVISEITLKLLVKPPLKQSAMGVFNHIEDAMNAVYKTMSSGVTPVAMEFLDNLSIKAVEERFSKGLPKDAGAILITQVDGVVKEQIAWQLNEIEKHFKANGCVGFKIAQNEQEEQDLWFSRRNASQSISVYGKKKLNEDVTVPRASLPSLLQEVAKISQKYGFKIPCFGHTGDGNVHVNIMLEDPKRDLEKGHKAMEEIFQAAISLEGTLSGEHGIGLSKAKFMPLAFNHSEMELFRNIKKALDPNNILNPFKMGL
- a CDS encoding plasminogen-binding N-terminal domain-containing protein; this encodes MLRLLIGLLLMSFISLQSASWQEPLRVSIEFVDLPKKIIRFPAHDLQVGEFGFVVTKLSDYEIVNSEVVIIAVENGVATAKFRAFESMKQSHLPTPRMVARKGDLVYFRQFNNQAFLIAPNDELYEQIRATNTDINFISSDLLVTFLNGFDPKIANLRKACNVYSVGVIYIVTTNTLNILSCESFEILEKRELDTSGVTKTSTPFFSRVEGIDAGTLGKLFSGSQSKNYFAYYDALVKKEKRKEVRIKKQEERIDSREIKREIKQEAIKEPKKANQGTENAPTLEEKNYQKAERKLDVKEERRYLRDERKKANATKKAMEFEEKEKTHDERDERETEERRKALGMDQGNEKANAKENEQEIKQEATKEPSHENNATPKDTENTPVLKESAIKKEASKPSSKEEKRRLKEEKKKAKAEQRAREFEKRAKEHQERDEKELEERRKALEAGKK